From Coffea arabica cultivar ET-39 chromosome 10e, Coffea Arabica ET-39 HiFi, whole genome shotgun sequence, one genomic window encodes:
- the LOC113712451 gene encoding O-fucosyltransferase 9 — MHGLSRLGSGVNSTPSTSSSSSVSPPSSPRNRRSRNNKNSIITIGGGGRDGGSRSFLRGGGFGEMKLQNLVERLGFAVISTVYRRRGVLLLAPLLYISVMLLYMGTVGFDSVVSRNGGNGDDLTRPGSLYRSPQVFEKLWPFMEAESNGSSSNLIMNVWTLKPRQSWKPCIHQTASHAELPKSNGFLIIEANGGLNQQRLSICDAVAVAGLLNATLVIPMFHFNSVWRDSSKFGDIFDEDFFIYALRNRVEIVRGLPEAVLQHFDHNISNIVNLRLKAWSSPTYYLQKVVPTIVELGAVRVAPFSNRLAHAVPPNIQGLRCLSNFEALRFSESIRMLAAKMVDRMVKNSSKSGGKYISVHLRFEEDMVAFSCCVYDGGEEEKREMDIARERSWRGKFRRRGRIIRPGANRRDGKCPLTPLEVGMMLHGMGFDNNTFIYVAAGKIYQAEKYMAPLKQMFPHLETKDTLASPEELAPFKGHSSRLAALDYTVCLHSEVFVSTQGGNFPHFLVGHRRYLYEGHAKTIKPDKRKLALLFDNPNIRWKDFKRQLQDMLRHSDVKGVETRKPSGSLYTYPMPDCMCKHADGRNDNGNTTGLS, encoded by the exons ATGCACGGCTTAAGCCGGCTGGGTAGCGGCGTGAATTCGACGCCTTCTACTTCTTCGTCTTCTTCTGTTTCGCCGCCGTCTTCGCCGCGGAACCGCCGCAGCAGGAACAATAAGAATTCTATTATTACAATCGGAGGTGGCGGTAGAGATGGAGGAAGCAGGAGTTTCCTCCGCGGCGGAGGATTTGGGGAAATGAAGCTGCAGAATTTAGTGGAAAGGTTGGGTTTTGCGGTGATTTCAACGGTTTATAGGCGGAGAGGGGTGTTATTATTGGCACCATTGTTGTATATATCGGTAATGTTGTTGTATATGGGTACCGTAGGATTTGATTCTGTTGTTAGTAGAAATGGTGGTAATGGAGATGACCTGACGCGGCCGGGATCTCTATACAGAAGCCCTCAGGTATTCGAGAAGCTTTGGCCGTTTATGGAGGCCGAGAGCAACGGAAGCTCCTCTAATTTG ataatgaatgtttggactttaAAGCCACGTCAAAGTTGGAAGCCTTGCATTCACCAGACTGCTTCTCATGCAG AGTTGCCCAAGTCAAATGGTTTCCTCATAATTGAAGCAAATGGTGGATTGAACCAACAAAGATTGTCg ATATGTGATGCAGTGGCGGTAGCAGGATTGTTAAATGCCACTCTTGTTATTCCAATGTTTCATTTCAATAGTGTTTGGCGAGATTCTAG CAAGTTTGGAGACATATTTGATGAGGATTTCTTCATATACGCCCTAAGAAATCGTGTAGAGATTGTTAGAGGGCTTCCAGAAGCTGTACTTCAGCATTTTGATCATAATATAAGCAATATTGTCAATCTGAGGTTAAAAGCATGGTCAAGTCCAACCTACTATCTGCAGAAGGTTGTACCAACGATAGTTGAGTTGGG GGCCGTTCGGGTAGCACCTTTCTCTAACAGATTGGCCCATGCAGTTCCTCCAAATATCCAAGGACTTCGATGCTTGTCAAATTTTGAAGCACTTAGGTTTTCAGAATCAATACGTATGCTAGCTGCAAAAATGGTTGATAGGATGGTTAAAAATAGCTCGAAAAGCGGGGGGAAGTATATTTCAGTCCATCTGCGATTTGAAGAG GATATGGTTGCATTTTCATGTTGTGTATATGATGGTGgcgaggaagaaaagagagagatggATATTGCCCGTGAAAGAAGCTGGCGAGGAAAATTTCGTAGAAGGGGGAGAATAATAAGGCCTGGCGCAAATAGGCGGGATGGGAAGTGTCCTTTAACTCCACTTGAG GTGGGGATGATGCTTCATGGAATGGGCTTTGACAATAACACCTTCATATATGTTGCAGCTGGAAAAATCTATCAAGCTGAAAAGTATATGGCCCCACTTAAACAAATGTTTCCTCATCTAGAGACAAAGGATACACTAGCCTCTCCTGAAGAACTAGCTCCTTTCAAG GGGCATTCATCTAGGTTGGCTGCTCTAGATTATACGGTTTGCCTGCACAGTGAAGTGTTTGTCTCAACTCAGGGTGGTAACTTTCCACATTTCTTGGTTGGTCATAGACGATATCTCTATGAAGGACATGCTAAGACAATTAAACCGGACAAAAGAAAGTTAgctttattgtttgataacCCCAACATCAG ATGGAAAGACTTTAAACGCCAGTTGCAAGATATGCTCAGACATAGTGATGTGAAGGGGGTTGAAACTAGAAAGCCCAGTGGCTCGCTGTATACATACCCAATGCCAGATTGCATGTGTAAACATGCAGATGGTAGAAATGACAACGGTAACACAACAGGATTATCATAA
- the LOC113710938 gene encoding uncharacterized protein At4g06598 isoform X2 — translation MESSNCLPNSKTSTYTGRRTIAGSSVVFPQILPSCSESSLVGLKASAESTEVSGHQPPRWASDFFIEEQPFWLDDLLNEPDGLMQRGHRRSTSDTFAYLGESVEDLDLREEPSHRNLTSKALSIRQNIGRNKDSKLFESKPSSLVEKFKDPHIAVSRSAEKQEEEISTQTSEGSNEGISSLSPKPSVSKTEAKRAKQQSAHRSRVRKLQYISQLERTVQLLQAEGSEISAELEFLDHQNLILTMENKALKQRLDSLSQEQLIKQMEQEMLERELGRLQNLYHMQRQQQMQMQQQQQQQQHHPKHRRNKSKDLESQLPSVSRKNVRGTT, via the exons ATGGAAAGCTCAAACTGCTTACCGAATTCCAAAACTTCTACTTACACAGGCAGGCGGACAATAGCTGGCTCTTCTGTAGTTTTTCCTCAGATTTTGCCATCCTGTAGCGAGTCTTCCTTGGTAGGATTAAAAGCAAGTGCAGAGTCCACAGAGGTATCAGGTCACCAACCACCGCGTTGGGCTTCTGACTTTTTTATAGAGGAACAGCCCTTTTGGCTTGACGATCTCCTAAATGAGCCGGATGGCCTGATGCAAAGAGGTCATCGACGCTCAACAAGTGACACTTTCGCATATTTAGGAGAATCAGTTGAAGATCTAGACTTGAGGGAGGAACCTAGTCACAGGAACTTAACTAGTAAAGCCTTGTCAATCAGACAGAACATTGGGCGCAACAAGGACTCAAAGCTGTTTGAGAGCAAACCTAGCTCACTGGTTGAGAAATTTAAG GATCCACATATAGCAGTGTCTAGATCAGCTGAAAAGCAAGAGGAGGAAATTAGTACACAAACTTCTGAGGGGTCGAATGAAGGAATTAGCTCCTTGTCCCCCAAGCCTTCTGTTTCAAAAACAGAAGCAAAGCGTGCTAAACA GCAATCTGCTCATCGGTCAAGGGTCAGGAAGCTTCAGTACATATCTCAGCTTGAAAGAACTGTTCAACTTCTCCAG GCAGAGGGGTCTGAAATTTCTGCTGAACTGGAATTTCTAGATCATCAGAATCTCATATTGACCATGGAAAACAAGGCCCTGAAGCAACGGTTAGATAGTTTATCGCAGGAGCAGCTCATAAAGCAAA TGGAGCAAGAGATGTTAGAGAGAGAACTTGGGAGGCTGCAAAATCTCTACCACATGCAGAGGCAGCAGCAAATGCAGATgcaacagcagcagcaacagCAACAGCACCATCCCAAACATCGTAGAAACAAAAGCAAGGACCTGGAATCACAGCTTCCAAGTGTCTCAAGGAAGAATGTCAGGGGCACAACTTAG
- the LOC113713917 gene encoding uncharacterized protein, which produces MNAKLIVDKAQQEWFEYENETEAGARTNDISKMGRQQQCRWEPPKGVIKINTDAAISARMVRIGLGIIARNWRGKIVKAKGISECKREEAGKEEALAIRSALVMAKDAGWTNIEVQTDCKGVVDQINTGNVQDSSIKTILEDIGDLRQDFDCCKFSFVPRAGNGCSHSLAQFTVKLIRNVEWENSFPMWLIDLVRKDMGVVTPFCN; this is translated from the coding sequence ATGAATGCAAAACTGATTGTAGATAAAGCACAGCAGGAATGGTTTGAGTATGAAAATGAGACTGAGGCAGGTGCAAGGACAAATGACATCTCAAAAATGGGTAGACAGCAGCAATGTAGATGGGAACCACCTAAAGGTGTGATCAAAATAAACACAGATGCAGCAATATCAGCTAGAATGGTAAGAATAGGGTTGGGGATAATAGCCAGGAACTGGCGGGGAAAGATTGTGAAAGCAAAGGGAATTTCTGAATGCAAGAGAGAAGAAGCAGGCAAAGAGGAAGCACTAGCTATAAGAAGTGCACTTGTAATGGCAAAAGATGCAGGTTGGACAAACATAGAAGTCCAAACAGACTGCAAAGGTGTAGTGGACCAAATTAACACAGGCAATGTTCAGGACAGTAGCATAAAAACAATCCTGGAGGACATTGGTGACCTAAGACAGGATTTTGACTgctgcaaattttcttttgttcccAGGGCTGGAAATGGCTGCAGCCATTCTCTGGCACAATTTACTGTCAAGTTGATTAGAAATGTGGAATGGGAAAACTCCTTCCCAATGTGGCTAATAGATCTAGTCAGAAAAGATATGGGGGTAGTTACCCCTTTTTGTAATTAG
- the LOC113710938 gene encoding uncharacterized protein At4g06598 isoform X1, producing MESSNCLPNSKTSTYTGRRTIAGSSVVFPQILPSCSESSLVGLKASAESTEVSGHQPPRWASDFFIEEQPFWLDDLLNEPDGLMQRGHRRSTSDTFAYLGESVEDLDLREEPSHRNLTSKALSIRQNIGRNKDSKLFESKPSSLVEKFKQDPHIAVSRSAEKQEEEISTQTSEGSNEGISSLSPKPSVSKTEAKRAKQQSAHRSRVRKLQYISQLERTVQLLQAEGSEISAELEFLDHQNLILTMENKALKQRLDSLSQEQLIKQMEQEMLERELGRLQNLYHMQRQQQMQMQQQQQQQQHHPKHRRNKSKDLESQLPSVSRKNVRGTT from the exons ATGGAAAGCTCAAACTGCTTACCGAATTCCAAAACTTCTACTTACACAGGCAGGCGGACAATAGCTGGCTCTTCTGTAGTTTTTCCTCAGATTTTGCCATCCTGTAGCGAGTCTTCCTTGGTAGGATTAAAAGCAAGTGCAGAGTCCACAGAGGTATCAGGTCACCAACCACCGCGTTGGGCTTCTGACTTTTTTATAGAGGAACAGCCCTTTTGGCTTGACGATCTCCTAAATGAGCCGGATGGCCTGATGCAAAGAGGTCATCGACGCTCAACAAGTGACACTTTCGCATATTTAGGAGAATCAGTTGAAGATCTAGACTTGAGGGAGGAACCTAGTCACAGGAACTTAACTAGTAAAGCCTTGTCAATCAGACAGAACATTGGGCGCAACAAGGACTCAAAGCTGTTTGAGAGCAAACCTAGCTCACTGGTTGAGAAATTTAAG CAGGATCCACATATAGCAGTGTCTAGATCAGCTGAAAAGCAAGAGGAGGAAATTAGTACACAAACTTCTGAGGGGTCGAATGAAGGAATTAGCTCCTTGTCCCCCAAGCCTTCTGTTTCAAAAACAGAAGCAAAGCGTGCTAAACA GCAATCTGCTCATCGGTCAAGGGTCAGGAAGCTTCAGTACATATCTCAGCTTGAAAGAACTGTTCAACTTCTCCAG GCAGAGGGGTCTGAAATTTCTGCTGAACTGGAATTTCTAGATCATCAGAATCTCATATTGACCATGGAAAACAAGGCCCTGAAGCAACGGTTAGATAGTTTATCGCAGGAGCAGCTCATAAAGCAAA TGGAGCAAGAGATGTTAGAGAGAGAACTTGGGAGGCTGCAAAATCTCTACCACATGCAGAGGCAGCAGCAAATGCAGATgcaacagcagcagcaacagCAACAGCACCATCCCAAACATCGTAGAAACAAAAGCAAGGACCTGGAATCACAGCTTCCAAGTGTCTCAAGGAAGAATGTCAGGGGCACAACTTAG
- the LOC113714750 gene encoding uncharacterized protein, translating into MGSRAAKRRRKGAPKGATEATQAHNNDSASCTLKALLSDINSPQGMTIAVLKRLYFLLNHLCQNQQCRSSNGLKSSILSVEISKVRTEDIKRLSDVLFKELSQRFDQFFSALPNLSNNDAGDGNSASVMAEAAKIVNWLLRCCLVLLILLQDQQSLLLEKAHVLLQVRRSLCSLNLNVKNERRGFRFEKSVSRACEYGENDCTTSTEDFMASLHFLEPSDSRLPLLSAMLEVILDEVLVHEQLGPLFEIIDRFATATGMLHMSHSGQGDNDNGPLIEIICTHFSIAFLEKNAVEDFLDRLFWTYTERFSCSSRPKELSTSAAIMLLLNPILLFAPKVMQAHILALVSEATVNVVDFKDWKPNFMVINCSLTVFEKSVALYIKYISSSRFYSNLASSKGSEKSNVDMNTIQQSFESFVFPNMTEKINHLITKSDGFPESHFGNMSCKMKSDLVSCSIKYVKECQHVFDMSCQDEILSILSCIILRASDGFCDPIGVGDLEDFCVLSSILKLMSNALLQVIGCLRHCGDSNCTKSLKDFSSSKEYEYISSIISCFTEFSIHLPIQQILCKLMETKCTWHSSSKMMFLHFSGLLSLAFSTGLDFLVKGCLLTIMSLMNLFAFEEGILDVLYSALCSSSESFQSDLQQVNIQEAVLNQSSSLVVASKFQKIRTLYSSTPSPANHLTGSGDGYCDTGRNGLVLGTMVGDVGTEEETEESRNGELYLRCVIKNSQMVSDFDELADFIECKNGKDYSSWLKDREQYRKWKGEKMAVLRWKRKKKTWRVMKSKRI; encoded by the exons ATGGGTTCAAGAGCTGCGAAACGACGGCGTAAAGGAGCTCCGAAGGGGGCAACTGAGGCGACGCAGGCCCACAATAATGATTCTGCTAGCTGTACTTTGAAAGCCCTTCTCTCCGACATCAACTCTCCCCAG GGTATGACTATAGCCGTCCTCAAAAGATTGTATTTTCTGCTTAATCATTTGTGCCAAAACCAGCAATGCAGATCAAGTAATGGACTTAAATCAAGTATATTGAGTGTGGAAATTAGTAAAGTGAGAACTGAAGATATTAAAAGGCTCTCAGATGTATTATTCAAAGAACTATCTCAGAGGTTTGATCAGTTCTTCTCTGCATTACCTAATCTTTCAAACAATGACGCTGGAGATGGTAACTCTGCCTCGGTTATGGCTGAAGCTGCTAAAATAGTAAATTGGCTGTTGAGGTGCTGTTTGGTTCTTTTGATCTTGCTGCAGGACCAGCAAAGTCTACTTCTGGAAAAGGCCCATGTTCTTTTGCAAGTACGTCGAAGTTTGTGTTCCTTAAACTTAAATGTGAAAAATGAGAGAAGAGGATTTAGGTTTGAGAAATCTGTTTCTCGTGCTTGTGAATATGGTGAAAATGACTGCACAACCTCAACTGAGGATTTCATGGCTTCTTTGCATTTCCTAGAGCCATCTGATTCTCGCCTTCCTTTGTTGTCGGCAATGCTTGAG GTAATCTTGGACGAAGTTTTGGTTCATGAACAGTTAGGAcctttatttgagataattgaCCGTTTTGCTACTGCTACTGGAATGCTACACATGTCACATTCTGGTCAGGGTGATAATGATAATGGACCACTGATCGAAATCATATGCACTCACTTCTCTATCGCATTTTTGGAAAAGAATGCTGTTGAAGATTTCCTTGACAGATTATTTTGGACATACACAGAAAGGTTCAGTTGTTCCTCCAGACCAAAGgaattaagtacaagtgcagcaATAATGTTGCTTCTCAATCCGATCCTTCTTTTTGCACCAAAAGTTATGCAGGCTCATATTCTTGCTTTGGTTTCTGAAGCCACAGTTAATGTTGTAGACTTCAAAGATTGGAAGCCAAATTTTATGGTGATAAACTGCTCCCTCACTGTATTTGAAAAGTCAGTTGCTTTGTACATTAAATACATCTCCAGTTCACGATTTTATAGCAATCTGGCAAGCTCCAAAGGTTCTGAGAAATCAAATGTGGACATGAATACTATTCAGCAATCATTTGAGTCTTTTGTATTCCCAAACATGACAGAGAAAATTAATCATCTCATCACCAAGTCAGATGGTTTTCCTGAGTCTCACTTTGGCAACATGTCCTGTAAAATGAAATCTGATTTGGTAAGTTGCTCAATCAAATATGTAAAGGAGTGTCAACATGTTTTTGACATGTCATGCCAAGATGAGATTTTATCAATCTTAAGTTGTATTATCCTAAGAGCTTCTGATGGCTTCTGTGATCCTATTGGAGTTGGTGATCTGGAAGATTTCTGTGTTCTTTCTTCTATTCTGAAATTGATGAGTAATGCCTTGTTGCAAGTTATTGGGTGTCTTAGACATTGTGGTGACTCAAATTGTACAAAATCGTTGAAGGATTTCTCTTCATCTAAGGAGTACGAGTATATTTCAAGTATAATCAGCTGCTTCACAGAATTTAGTATACATCTTCCAATCCAACAAATCCTTTGCAAACTGATGGAGACAAAATGTACATGGCATTCAAGTTCCAAAATGATGTTCTTGCATTTTTCAGGCTTGCTGTCCTTGGCGTTCTCTACTGGGCTTGACTTCTTAGTGAAGGGCTGTCTTCTGACTATTATGTCGTTGATGAACCTGTTTGCATTTGAAGAGGGTATCTTGGATGTATTGTACTCAGCTCTTTGTTCTAGTTCAGAATCCTTTCAGTCTGACCTGCAGCAAGTCAATATCCAAGAG GCTGTATTGAACCAAAGTTCTAGCTTGGTGGTTGCTTCAAAGTTCCAGAAGATAAGGACTCTGTACTCGAG TACGCCTTCCCCGGCAAATCACTTGACAGGATCAGGTGATGGATATTGTGATACTGGACGAAATGGATTAGTTCTTGGTACCATGGTAGGTGATGTAGGCACTGAAGAGGAGACTGAAGAATCGAGAAATGGGGAGCTGTATCTTAGATGTGTGATAAAGAACAGTCAGATGGTTTCTGATTTTGATGAACTGGCTGACTTTATCGAGTGTAAGAATGGAAAGGACTACTCCAGTTGGTTAAAGGATAGAGAACAATATCGAAAGTGGAAAGGCGAGAAGATGGCAGTTTTGAGgtggaagagaaagaaaaaaacttgGAGAGTTATGAAGAGCAAAAGAATCTGA